One Bacteriovorax sp. PP10 DNA segment encodes these proteins:
- a CDS encoding helix-turn-helix domain-containing protein: MGNIKNEKTYNSTTHLYNKDSGEESSDLLFNNLIWLTTKEASVYLRKSVNALHTLVSRGHIKARKFRNRLYFNKKELAYLIETSQFRGGY, from the coding sequence ATGGGAAATATTAAAAATGAAAAGACTTACAATTCGACCACACACTTGTATAATAAAGACTCTGGGGAGGAATCCTCAGATTTGCTCTTTAACAATTTAATATGGCTAACCACAAAAGAAGCATCAGTTTATCTAAGAAAGTCTGTAAATGCCCTTCATACCCTCGTTTCACGAGGTCACATAAAGGCGAGAAAGTTTAGAAACCGTTTGTACTTTAATAAAAAGGAACTTGCTTATCTCATTGAGACCTCCCAATTTCGTGGAGGTTATTAA